In one Cloacibacillus porcorum genomic region, the following are encoded:
- a CDS encoding acyl CoA:acetate/3-ketoacid CoA transferase — translation MGKIISSANVISLIRDNSVIGIGGFGGFSAPDEILCEMAKSFSAHGSPKGLHVVSGVSPGDLREEGYGLSIIKAPGIISSIYAAHVGMSPAIGRAVSGSEIAGYTVPLGVYGELLRAIAAGKPGVMTKVGLHTFCDPRLEGCLMNRLAEESGREVVSLIDFEGEEYLFYRSFPIDVCIIRGSYADEYGNISLEEEALYSEQAAMAAAVHNGGGTVIVQVKNVFKRGALDPRRVAIPGALVDYVVQAKPENHLQCYDGSLFRPELIGDVRMQLDMVPPMALSPRKICGRRAALEIKAGGLVNLGIGLGAAVNPDAILSITDNFDIYDGGALDAAFLGMGEVDEAGNVNVSKFGSRCTGPGGFINITQSTRKVCFLGTFTAGPIECRIGGGRLEIERDAPGIKFKKHVQQVTFSSLCAAEKGQQVLYITERAVFRLEKEGVTLTEIAPGVDLERDILARMEFRPRVSDGLRLMDERIFHDKKMKISFENQ, via the coding sequence ATGGGCAAAATCATATCATCTGCTAATGTAATATCACTAATTAGAGATAATTCGGTGATCGGTATCGGCGGTTTCGGCGGTTTTTCCGCTCCCGACGAGATACTTTGCGAGATGGCGAAGTCTTTTTCTGCCCACGGAAGCCCGAAGGGGCTGCACGTCGTATCCGGCGTCTCCCCCGGAGACCTCAGGGAAGAGGGTTACGGCCTCAGCATAATCAAGGCTCCTGGGATCATCTCTTCCATATACGCGGCCCATGTCGGGATGTCTCCCGCGATTGGCAGGGCCGTGAGCGGCAGCGAGATCGCCGGTTATACCGTGCCTCTCGGGGTTTATGGGGAGCTTCTGAGGGCGATCGCCGCCGGCAAGCCCGGCGTGATGACGAAGGTCGGCCTGCACACCTTTTGCGATCCGCGCCTTGAGGGATGCCTGATGAACCGCTTGGCGGAAGAGTCCGGCAGGGAGGTAGTCTCGCTGATCGACTTCGAAGGTGAGGAATACCTCTTCTACAGAAGCTTCCCCATCGATGTCTGTATCATCCGCGGCAGCTACGCCGATGAGTACGGCAACATCTCGCTTGAAGAGGAGGCCCTGTACAGCGAACAGGCGGCGATGGCCGCGGCGGTTCACAACGGCGGCGGTACGGTCATCGTGCAGGTAAAGAACGTCTTTAAGCGCGGCGCGCTCGACCCGCGGCGAGTGGCGATCCCCGGAGCCCTCGTCGATTACGTGGTGCAGGCGAAGCCGGAAAATCATCTCCAGTGTTACGACGGCTCGCTCTTCCGCCCCGAGCTTATCGGCGACGTGAGGATGCAGCTCGATATGGTGCCGCCGATGGCGCTCTCGCCGCGCAAGATATGCGGCCGGCGGGCGGCGCTCGAGATAAAGGCCGGTGGGCTTGTCAACCTCGGTATCGGCCTGGGGGCGGCGGTGAATCCCGACGCGATCCTTTCGATAACGGATAACTTCGACATTTACGACGGCGGCGCGCTTGACGCGGCCTTTCTCGGAATGGGCGAGGTGGACGAAGCGGGCAACGTGAACGTCTCGAAATTCGGTTCGCGCTGCACGGGACCGGGCGGTTTTATAAACATCACGCAGAGTACGCGGAAGGTCTGTTTCCTTGGGACCTTCACCGCGGGGCCGATAGAATGCCGGATTGGCGGCGGCAGGCTCGAGATAGAGAGAGACGCTCCCGGGATCAAGTTTAAAAAACATGTGCAGCAGGTTACCTTTTCCTCACTCTGCGCAGCGGAAAAGGGTCAGCAGGTGCTTTATATAACGGAACGGGCTGTCTTCAGGCTCGAAAAAGAGGGCGTTACGCTGACGGAGATAGCGCCCGGCGTCGATCTGGAGCGGGACATCCTCGCCAGAATGGAATTCCGGCCGCGGGTATCTGACGGGCTGCGGCTTATGGACGAACGGATATTCCACGACAAAAAGATGAAAATAAGCTTTGAGAATCAATAA
- a CDS encoding 2-keto-3-deoxygluconate permease yields the protein MDILGKVNKVPGGIMVVPMFITALINTFIPAALKIGGPTTAAFSGAGAMATIGMLLFVAGSQTKYSDLGAVCARGGLLVVVRLAVAFTGAWLTLKFFGIGGICGASALAITISLASCNPGVYAGLMQSYGDNVDKAAMGVLNLIAVPATPLVILGMADGTGFDYMSAIASLVPFVLGMVLANSDEKIRKLFSTATPVVLFFLGCCLGASINLKALSQAGTANILLIGLIVCIFLPIMIAADRLILKRPGYAAVGATCLGGLSVVAPRIIGERLPQYQPYVESATAQMAVTLVFCIFVFPYITKFVVDKFGSGAAAKS from the coding sequence ATGGATATTCTAGGCAAGGTCAATAAAGTACCTGGCGGCATCATGGTCGTACCGATGTTCATCACCGCGCTGATCAATACCTTTATTCCGGCGGCGCTCAAGATAGGCGGCCCCACCACCGCGGCTTTCAGCGGGGCAGGCGCGATGGCGACCATCGGTATGCTGCTCTTTGTCGCGGGCAGTCAGACGAAATACAGCGACCTTGGCGCGGTATGCGCGCGCGGCGGTCTGCTGGTCGTAGTACGTCTGGCGGTAGCCTTTACGGGCGCCTGGCTGACGCTGAAATTTTTTGGCATCGGCGGGATCTGCGGAGCCTCCGCATTGGCGATTACGATCTCCCTCGCCAGCTGCAACCCCGGCGTCTACGCGGGGCTGATGCAGTCCTATGGAGACAACGTCGATAAGGCGGCGATGGGGGTCCTCAATCTGATCGCCGTTCCCGCCACGCCTCTGGTGATCCTCGGCATGGCCGACGGTACGGGATTTGACTATATGAGCGCCATTGCCTCGCTCGTTCCGTTCGTTCTCGGCATGGTCCTCGCCAATTCCGATGAGAAGATCCGCAAACTCTTCTCTACGGCGACGCCAGTGGTGCTCTTTTTTCTGGGCTGCTGCCTTGGCGCGAGCATAAACCTCAAGGCGCTATCTCAGGCCGGAACCGCGAATATTCTACTTATCGGGCTTATCGTCTGCATCTTCCTGCCGATAATGATAGCCGCGGACAGACTTATTCTTAAACGGCCCGGATACGCCGCTGTGGGAGCCACCTGTTTGGGCGGCCTCTCGGTGGTGGCGCCGAGGATCATCGGCGAGCGTCTGCCGCAGTATCAGCCCTATGTGGAGTCGGCGACGGCACAGATGGCGGTGACGCTGGTCTTTTGTATCTTCGTCTTTCCATATATCACCAAATTTGTGGTAGACAAGTTTGGCAGCGGCGCGGCGGCGAAGAGCTAA
- a CDS encoding NADH:flavin oxidoreductase: MKILEPVKFRNLELRNRLVWLPAVSCLADEVGFVTDPLIERHVARAKGGFGLIDVEACGVLDRKSPNLLRICDDKFIPGLKEMTDAVHAEGCKMTVQLIHYVKQSVRTGWKQAVEDLSYEDIEECKRQFIDSTIRARKAGFDGVELHVAHGYTLSSFISLLNKRTDKYGRNTEGRCRIVTEIMEGIRKEVGDDYCVGCRISGEEFVMGGNTLKQTTEIAQIFARAGMDFISVSAGGKTEDGPWYTGYSGSRCMATANLPYGCHVYLSAGIKEALREIGSDIPVVVSGKVKDLKHGEEIFEAGKADLIGICRPALADPEWITKQVEGREKEIIKCLYCNGCLVRDQKHEAVNCVIADKVAERNAAGRN, from the coding sequence ATGAAAATATTAGAGCCCGTAAAATTTAGAAACCTCGAACTCAGAAATCGCCTTGTATGGCTTCCCGCCGTATCCTGCCTCGCCGACGAGGTGGGCTTCGTCACCGACCCGCTGATCGAGCGCCATGTGGCGCGCGCGAAGGGCGGCTTTGGTCTCATCGACGTTGAGGCCTGCGGTGTGCTTGACAGGAAGAGTCCCAACCTCCTCCGTATCTGCGACGATAAGTTTATCCCCGGACTCAAAGAGATGACGGACGCCGTGCACGCCGAGGGCTGCAAGATGACCGTCCAGCTCATCCATTATGTGAAGCAGTCGGTTCGCACGGGCTGGAAACAGGCCGTCGAAGATCTTTCCTACGAAGATATCGAAGAGTGCAAACGCCAGTTTATAGACAGCACCATCAGAGCCAGGAAGGCCGGTTTTGACGGTGTGGAGCTGCACGTGGCCCATGGATATACGCTTTCATCATTTATCTCCCTGCTCAATAAGCGCACCGACAAGTACGGACGCAACACAGAGGGCCGCTGCCGCATCGTTACGGAGATCATGGAGGGCATCCGCAAAGAGGTTGGCGACGATTACTGTGTCGGCTGCCGCATCTCCGGCGAAGAGTTTGTTATGGGCGGCAACACGCTGAAGCAGACGACGGAGATCGCGCAGATATTCGCGCGCGCCGGCATGGACTTCATCAGCGTATCGGCGGGCGGCAAGACAGAAGACGGCCCGTGGTACACCGGTTACAGCGGAAGCCGCTGCATGGCGACGGCCAACCTGCCCTATGGCTGCCATGTCTATCTCTCCGCCGGCATCAAAGAGGCGCTGCGTGAGATCGGTTCCGACATTCCCGTCGTCGTCTCCGGCAAGGTCAAGGACCTCAAGCATGGAGAAGAGATATTTGAAGCAGGCAAGGCCGACCTCATCGGTATCTGCCGTCCCGCGCTCGCCGATCCCGAATGGATCACGAAGCAGGTGGAGGGACGCGAAAAAGAGATAATAAAGTGCCTCTACTGCAACGGCTGCCTTGTCCGCGACCAGAAGCACGAAGCAGTCAACTGCGTGATCGCCGATAAAGTGGCCGAACGTAACGCGGCCGGCCGGAATTAG
- a CDS encoding (2,3-dihydroxybenzoyl)adenylate synthase, with product MLEHWTAYQPELAKSYEEKGYWKRENFSQVFDNIAERFWDREALVGGEQRFTYGELKKGSDRLALHFLKMGLKHEDRIVIQLTNIPEFVFIYLALQKIGVIPVMCLAQHRYTEISQIAAKAKAVGYIIPGFANKFNYVELVDQVAAELPYMKYKMIAGLNQEIPEGYLYINDLLAVPADGEDDPELLKKYLPDPHDVCILLLSGGTTGIPKLIPREYNAYRYVAEESSRELGYNMYTVQLAVAPVAHNMVLAAPGIQGAFSFGGKVVMGTSPRTEDICKLIEKEKITHIPMVPAMVINMLNFEDRSKYDLSSWKIVINGGSKIEPVVAARVYPELGCRLISQFGMSEGTITQTSLFDSDEVTYNTIGLPVSPADEWKIIDKDTGELIAESVHDGSARFRGETERPGEIIFRGPYTIRGYYDAPDHNKKAFTEDGFYRSGDLAAMHASGKGFVIMGRIKDAINRGGEKFSCEEVENLVLKHEKIHDAALVPMPDHVLGEKACLFVSMRNPGDTITLKEIVEFLSGKLAKFKLPERLEIRDDLPHTNIGKVKKEELRVEIYAIMAEEEKNKA from the coding sequence ATGCTAGAACATTGGACCGCTTATCAACCCGAACTTGCAAAGTCTTACGAAGAGAAAGGCTACTGGAAGAGAGAGAACTTCTCACAGGTTTTCGATAACATTGCGGAACGTTTCTGGGATCGTGAAGCCCTCGTAGGCGGAGAACAGCGCTTCACCTACGGGGAGCTTAAAAAAGGTTCAGACCGTCTTGCCCTGCACTTCCTGAAGATGGGGCTTAAGCATGAAGACCGTATAGTCATTCAGCTGACAAACATACCCGAGTTTGTATTTATCTACCTCGCTCTGCAGAAGATCGGCGTCATTCCCGTAATGTGCTTGGCCCAGCACAGATATACGGAGATATCGCAGATCGCGGCAAAGGCAAAAGCGGTCGGCTACATTATACCAGGTTTTGCGAATAAATTTAACTACGTGGAGTTGGTCGATCAGGTGGCCGCCGAGCTGCCCTATATGAAATATAAGATGATCGCGGGACTCAACCAGGAGATCCCGGAAGGATACCTTTATATCAACGATCTTCTCGCCGTTCCCGCCGATGGTGAGGACGACCCGGAACTGCTGAAAAAATATCTGCCCGACCCGCACGACGTCTGCATTCTGCTGCTTTCCGGCGGCACTACGGGCATCCCGAAGCTCATCCCACGCGAATACAACGCCTACCGCTACGTAGCGGAGGAGTCGAGCCGCGAACTTGGATATAACATGTACACGGTGCAGCTCGCGGTGGCCCCCGTAGCGCACAACATGGTCCTCGCGGCCCCTGGAATCCAGGGAGCCTTCTCCTTCGGCGGCAAGGTCGTTATGGGCACCTCGCCGCGCACGGAGGATATCTGCAAACTGATCGAGAAAGAAAAGATCACACACATCCCCATGGTTCCGGCGATGGTCATAAATATGCTTAACTTTGAAGACAGGAGCAAGTACGACCTCTCGTCGTGGAAGATCGTCATCAACGGCGGCTCCAAGATCGAACCGGTCGTTGCCGCCCGTGTATATCCGGAGCTTGGCTGCCGCCTGATCTCACAGTTTGGCATGTCCGAAGGCACCATCACGCAGACCAGCCTCTTTGACAGCGACGAAGTCACCTATAATACGATCGGGCTTCCGGTCTCTCCCGCCGACGAATGGAAGATTATCGACAAGGACACCGGCGAGCTGATCGCGGAGAGCGTACACGACGGCAGCGCGCGGTTCCGCGGCGAAACGGAGCGTCCCGGCGAGATAATCTTCCGCGGTCCATATACGATACGCGGTTACTATGACGCCCCCGACCACAATAAGAAGGCCTTCACGGAGGACGGTTTCTACCGCTCGGGAGACCTGGCTGCGATGCACGCCAGCGGCAAAGGCTTCGTCATCATGGGACGCATCAAGGACGCGATCAACCGCGGCGGCGAGAAGTTCAGCTGCGAAGAGGTGGAGAACCTCGTCCTGAAGCATGAAAAAATCCATGACGCGGCGCTCGTCCCGATGCCCGACCACGTGCTTGGTGAAAAGGCCTGTCTCTTCGTTTCAATGAGGAACCCGGGCGACACAATCACGCTGAAGGAAATAGTGGAATTCCTCTCCGGCAAGCTCGCGAAGTTCAAGCTTCCGGAGCGCCTCGAGATCCGCGACGATCTGCCGCATACGAATATCGGCAAGGTCAAGAAAGAGGAGCTGCGCGTTGAGATATACGCGATAATGGCGGAAGAGGAAAAAAATAAGGCATAA
- a CDS encoding MarR family winged helix-turn-helix transcriptional regulator, whose amino-acid sequence MDSKDRLNGKLIIALGRTYRNAHRRSNELFREKGLTLPQFTVLELLYSRGEQTIQQIIDKVLSSSGNITVVVRNLELMKLVYRRDNPNDRRSYLIGITQEGKELMDVTFAKHMSNLAEAFSKLTTEEKEQVVSILKKLR is encoded by the coding sequence ATGGACTCCAAGGACAGATTAAACGGCAAACTCATCATCGCGCTTGGAAGGACCTATCGCAACGCGCACCGGAGATCTAACGAGCTGTTCCGTGAGAAGGGGCTGACTCTGCCGCAGTTTACAGTGCTGGAGCTTTTGTACAGCAGAGGAGAACAGACGATACAGCAGATAATCGACAAAGTTCTCTCAAGCAGCGGCAACATCACGGTGGTGGTGAGGAATCTGGAGCTGATGAAGCTCGTTTACCGCCGTGATAATCCGAACGACAGGCGCTCTTATCTTATTGGAATAACTCAAGAGGGCAAGGAACTGATGGACGTTACCTTCGCTAAACATATGTCCAACCTTGCCGAGGCTTTTTCAAAACTGACGACGGAAGAGAAAGAACAGGTCGTCTCTATACTGAAGAAATTACGATAA
- a CDS encoding AAA family ATPase: MIKKIVFFYGPKYNFKRRLPRNRALTTISELAIYSDRKMREHTFKIQSKHSGDAAEKQEERLVIPCLVAYSEQYASISESALHSFLSFIDQFEVESLYLQNPPAHIVSQFRGLHSRVKVIKHEYKTLDIEGLKRIDREYPQVIIGQKNVKHRLLTALYPLAAGKLSKPLVLLFYGPTGVGKSETAKYLSEVVGQKLFRRQFSMFHSNEFAPYLFGGRHTGDSLAKDLMERESSVILFDEFDKPNPLFHSAFYQLFDEGVYEDRNYCAEVKNSVIICTSNYASAAEAKERLGAPLFARFDAVIGFGALSAEALGIILEKRCREAVAELTDEERAIVSERELCGSLLPLVSGGDGVRGVMRIVREKISEMLLEAALRR; the protein is encoded by the coding sequence ATGATAAAAAAAATCGTCTTCTTCTACGGCCCCAAATATAATTTTAAACGCCGTCTGCCGCGGAACAGGGCGCTGACCACGATAAGCGAACTGGCAATATACAGCGACAGGAAGATGAGGGAACATACCTTCAAGATACAGAGCAAACACAGCGGCGACGCCGCGGAGAAGCAGGAGGAACGGCTCGTAATCCCCTGCCTCGTCGCCTACTCGGAGCAGTACGCCTCCATCAGCGAGAGCGCGCTGCATTCTTTTTTAAGTTTCATCGATCAGTTTGAGGTGGAGTCGCTCTATCTGCAAAATCCGCCGGCGCATATCGTGTCGCAGTTCCGCGGACTGCACAGCCGCGTAAAGGTCATAAAACACGAATATAAGACGCTGGATATCGAGGGACTTAAAAGGATAGACCGCGAATACCCGCAGGTCATCATTGGCCAGAAGAATGTAAAGCATCGGCTTCTAACAGCCCTCTATCCGCTTGCGGCGGGAAAGCTCTCAAAGCCGCTTGTGCTGCTCTTTTACGGCCCCACCGGCGTCGGCAAATCGGAGACGGCGAAGTATCTCAGCGAGGTTGTAGGGCAAAAATTATTCCGCCGTCAGTTCTCGATGTTCCACAGCAACGAGTTCGCGCCCTACCTGTTCGGCGGACGCCACACCGGCGACTCTCTCGCCAAGGACCTGATGGAGCGAGAATCTTCCGTCATCCTCTTCGACGAGTTCGATAAGCCGAACCCGCTCTTTCACAGTGCCTTTTACCAGCTATTTGACGAGGGGGTATACGAAGACAGGAACTACTGCGCCGAGGTAAAAAACTCGGTCATAATTTGCACCTCTAACTACGCCTCCGCCGCGGAGGCGAAGGAGCGCCTCGGAGCGCCGCTATTCGCGCGTTTTGACGCGGTGATAGGATTCGGAGCTCTCTCCGCCGAGGCTCTCGGCATTATCCTCGAAAAGCGATGCCGAGAGGCGGTGGCGGAGCTCACCGACGAAGAGAGAGCCATCGTCTCGGAGAGGGAGCTCTGCGGCTCCCTCCTGCCGCTTGTCAGCGGCGGCGACGGCGTGCGCGGCGTTATGCGGATAGTGCGGGAAAAGATTTCGGAGATGCTGCTCGAAGCGGCGCTTCGCCGCTAA
- a CDS encoding nitrilase-related carbon-nitrogen hydrolase encodes MKASLIQLEIKETEAHEDLIERVFGLIDGCRGSDIIVLPELWHIGILSYRTIWNFAEEKDGPLMRRISEKAKELGAFIHCGSFVHKEGDKIYNTSLLFDRKGTDVAEYRKIHLFSCYGREADSFTHGTKPVVVDTEFGKLGLAICYDIRFPELFRMMTLGMGAEIFIVPAAWPQPRGEAFKILNKVRAMENSACLLSCNLIGPYKHLTMVGESGVIDPWGEMLTNILPGEGIIEGEASAETVRQTRREFPVFDDVRLMESVL; translated from the coding sequence ATGAAAGCATCGCTTATCCAGCTGGAAATAAAAGAGACGGAGGCCCACGAAGATCTTATCGAACGGGTCTTCGGGCTGATAGACGGCTGCCGCGGCTCCGACATTATCGTGCTGCCCGAGCTGTGGCATATCGGGATATTGAGTTACCGTACGATCTGGAACTTCGCGGAGGAAAAGGATGGGCCTCTGATGCGCCGTATCTCCGAAAAGGCGAAGGAGCTCGGGGCCTTTATCCACTGCGGGAGCTTCGTTCATAAAGAGGGAGATAAGATATACAACACGAGCCTCCTCTTTGACAGGAAGGGCACCGATGTCGCGGAATACCGCAAGATACACCTCTTCTCCTGTTACGGACGCGAGGCCGATTCATTTACGCACGGCACCAAACCGGTCGTCGTCGACACCGAATTCGGCAAACTTGGGCTTGCCATATGTTATGATATAAGGTTTCCCGAACTCTTCCGCATGATGACGCTCGGCATGGGCGCGGAGATATTCATCGTTCCCGCCGCCTGGCCCCAGCCGCGCGGCGAGGCCTTCAAGATACTCAACAAGGTGCGCGCGATGGAGAACTCCGCCTGCCTTCTGTCATGCAACCTGATCGGCCCCTACAAACATCTGACGATGGTGGGGGAGAGCGGCGTCATCGACCCCTGGGGCGAGATGCTCACGAATATCCTGCCGGGAGAGGGGATCATCGAAGGCGAGGCCTCTGCTGAGACCGTGCGCCAGACTCGCCGCGAATTCCCCGTCTTTGACGACGTGAGGCTGATGGAGTCCGTACTTTAG
- the buk gene encoding butyrate kinase, protein MTYKIMVLNTGSTSTKMAVYFDDKKVVQREFEHTKEFLEKYPYMADQLPMRQELADDFMREAVAEYGAFDAIVARGGILPPIHAGGYEINDVMVDYLLNVCAEEHASNVAACIAFELRRKYDIPHAYIYDGISTDELEPVARISGIPDMPRVSVTHCLNMRATAHRAASEMGRAYGDCTFIIAHLGGGISMSLHKKGLIVDVVGDDEGPFSPERAGGQQVIQLIKYLVRKNKTDMRDKLRVMRGDSGLFGYLGTSDARRVEQMIAAGDEKARLVYEAMALQIAKFIANLAASVCGKADAVILTGGLAHSKMLTDEIERRIGFIAPVKLYPGENEMESLAHGAYRILSGSERARVFRYDK, encoded by the coding sequence ATGACATATAAGATCATGGTGCTCAACACCGGTTCGACATCTACAAAAATGGCGGTTTACTTTGACGATAAAAAGGTCGTTCAGAGAGAATTTGAACACACGAAAGAATTTCTTGAGAAATATCCCTATATGGCGGATCAGCTGCCGATGCGTCAGGAGCTGGCCGACGACTTTATGAGAGAGGCCGTCGCCGAGTATGGGGCCTTCGACGCGATCGTCGCGCGCGGCGGAATACTGCCGCCGATACACGCCGGCGGCTACGAGATAAACGACGTGATGGTGGACTATCTGCTCAACGTCTGCGCGGAGGAACACGCCTCGAACGTCGCCGCCTGCATCGCCTTCGAACTGCGGCGGAAGTATGATATCCCGCACGCCTATATCTACGACGGTATTTCAACGGACGAGCTGGAGCCTGTCGCCCGCATCAGCGGCATCCCTGATATGCCGCGCGTCTCCGTGACCCACTGCCTCAACATGCGCGCTACGGCGCACCGCGCGGCGTCGGAGATGGGACGCGCCTACGGCGACTGTACCTTCATCATCGCGCATCTCGGCGGCGGCATCTCGATGTCGCTGCACAAAAAGGGACTCATCGTCGACGTCGTGGGAGACGACGAAGGTCCATTCTCGCCGGAGCGCGCCGGCGGCCAGCAGGTGATCCAGCTGATAAAATATCTGGTCAGAAAGAATAAAACCGACATGCGCGACAAACTGCGCGTCATGCGCGGCGACAGCGGCCTCTTCGGTTATCTCGGCACCAGCGACGCCCGCCGCGTCGAACAGATGATCGCCGCGGGCGACGAAAAGGCACGGCTGGTCTATGAGGCGATGGCGCTGCAAATAGCTAAATTTATCGCCAACCTCGCCGCCTCCGTCTGCGGCAAAGCGGACGCGGTCATCCTTACCGGCGGCCTCGCGCACTCAAAGATGCTCACGGACGAGATCGAACGCCGTATCGGTTTTATCGCCCCCGTGAAGCTCTATCCGGGAGAAAATGAGATGGAGTCGCTCGCGCACGGGGCCTACCGCATACTCAGCGGCAGCGAGCGCGCAAGGGTATTCCGGTACGACAAATAA
- a CDS encoding TolC family protein, whose product MRKILVFVLMCLLLPSVAAADEGQTVTIRQTIQRALESYPEVQGKLHAYGASRHDLEGSYSGYRPKLDVYAGVGRYNLDGDGYRYTAGDMYNHDYDGLSAVATQPIYDGNLTNSSVKRYKYAKNMRYFDLLSTMEQVSYAAFRSHQDVVRYRELVALAKGNLTRHEEVLKKVQKRTQAGVDSSVNYDTAYGRVALARVNLITEESNLHDAETQYARIVGEAPAANLEDHAIDVTLPALPQEGRKAALAGNYQLISYAENAESMRHIVGEQASRMRPKVDVRAGTYLNNNDDGTQGRKDKAFVELVLHWNLYNGGLDKENIKKAIEQYKESEELYGKLERDVVQSVLIAYNDIKNTEKQIPNLETHVKTADVTRTAYTKQFEAGRRSLFDLLDSENEYFQASMSYANAKYNMKNMKAEYLAATGTLLSHYSIELPAAPTLAEAKIDMDKIVEELSKRQNDESK is encoded by the coding sequence ATGAGAAAAATTCTTGTTTTTGTGTTAATGTGCTTACTCCTCCCTTCCGTCGCGGCGGCGGACGAAGGCCAGACAGTCACGATACGGCAGACGATCCAGCGCGCGCTGGAAAGTTATCCCGAGGTACAGGGAAAACTGCACGCCTACGGGGCCTCGCGCCACGATCTTGAGGGCTCCTATTCCGGCTACCGGCCAAAGCTCGACGTCTACGCCGGCGTCGGACGCTACAACCTCGACGGCGACGGTTACCGCTATACGGCAGGAGATATGTACAACCACGACTATGACGGACTTTCCGCCGTCGCGACCCAGCCGATATACGACGGCAACCTCACGAACAGCTCCGTAAAACGCTATAAATACGCGAAGAACATGCGTTACTTCGATCTGCTCTCCACGATGGAGCAGGTCAGCTACGCCGCCTTCCGCTCGCATCAGGATGTCGTCCGCTACCGCGAACTGGTGGCGCTTGCGAAGGGGAACCTGACACGCCACGAGGAGGTCCTGAAAAAGGTCCAGAAACGCACGCAGGCGGGCGTCGACAGCTCGGTGAACTACGACACGGCATATGGACGCGTCGCGCTCGCGCGGGTCAACCTCATAACGGAGGAGAGCAACCTGCACGATGCCGAAACGCAGTACGCGCGTATCGTCGGCGAAGCGCCGGCGGCCAACCTTGAGGACCACGCGATCGACGTCACCCTTCCGGCGCTGCCGCAGGAGGGGCGAAAGGCGGCGCTCGCGGGCAACTATCAGCTCATATCGTACGCAGAGAACGCGGAGTCGATGCGACACATCGTCGGCGAGCAGGCCTCGCGTATGCGACCGAAGGTCGACGTGCGCGCGGGAACCTACCTGAACAATAACGACGACGGCACGCAGGGACGCAAGGACAAGGCCTTCGTCGAGCTGGTGCTCCACTGGAACCTCTATAACGGCGGCCTCGATAAAGAGAATATCAAAAAGGCCATCGAGCAGTACAAAGAGTCGGAAGAGCTCTACGGCAAACTTGAACGCGACGTCGTCCAGTCGGTGCTCATCGCCTACAACGACATCAAGAACACCGAAAAACAGATACCGAACCTCGAGACGCACGTAAAGACCGCGGACGTGACGCGCACCGCCTACACGAAGCAGTTCGAGGCGGGCAGACGCAGCCTCTTCGACCTGCTCGACTCGGAAAACGAATATTTCCAGGCCAGCATGAGCTACGCGAACGCGAAATACAACATGAAGAATATGAAGGCGGAATATCTTGCCGCGACGGGAACGCTGCTGAGCCATTATTCAATAGAGCTCCCCGCGGCGCCCACGCTCGCAGAGGCCAAGATCGACATGGACAAGATTGTAGAGGAGTTGTCGAAGAGACAGAACGATGAGTCAAAATAG